In a genomic window of Oncorhynchus keta strain PuntledgeMale-10-30-2019 chromosome 28, Oket_V2, whole genome shotgun sequence:
- the LOC118360964 gene encoding cold shock domain-containing protein E1-like isoform X4 produces MGSPWKGFVEFTLPTSPPAAFISADLSSTSPVGLSLSPYGRSCFPVPTPLLDMERVHSEPPLARNTAPSTSAVAIPRSFSVSHKKHKRTPLYQRSMSFDPGMLHNNGHTAFANGTAAGIRETGVVEKLLTSYGFIQCSERQARLFFHCSQYNGNLQELKIGDDVEFEVSSDRRTGKPIAVKLLKIKPEVLPEERISGQVGPDSHASPFTVLHGYIHPVVSAIPTHLDGKSAPGQVPTGSVCYERNGYGFLPTQEVFYLTYTPDDIEGNMHLDTGDKVSFYMETNKHTGAVSAHNIVLVKKKQMRCQGVVCATKEAFGFIERADVVKEIFFHYSEFKGDLEALQAGDDVEFTIKERNGKEVATDVRLLAQGTVIFEDISIEQFEGTVVKVIPKVPTKNQNDPLPGRICARISFTDKELLFGEKDTKSKVTLLEGDHVQFNISTDRRDKLERATNIDILPDTFHFTKESREMVRTMRRSMGVIAAMRDGFGFIKCVDRDARMFFHFSEVLEEGQLHISDEVEFTVVPDMLSAQRNHAVRIKKLPKGTVSFHTQSEQRFVGVVEKEATAAITNNKSASPSKAKEKEAEEGVISYEDCGVKLTVSYHVKDLEGATQPQAGDKVEFSINEVKRTGQQSAVTIKILNRTVNTKRLLGYIATLKDNFGFIETANHDQEIFFHYSELCGDLENLELGDTVEYTLSKGKGNKVSAEKVTKVVAVNGVGQDVGETVMLGKVVRPLRSVDPSQTEYQGLIELLEEDGTKCQNYSFGIVGMANKADCLQKGEMVKFQLCTVAQTGQKMACNVVPQRKALVECVKDQFGFITYEVGESKKLFFHVKEVHDGLELQTGDEVEFSVILNQRTGKCSACNVRRVSEGPKPVATPRPDRLVNRLKSITLDDASAPRLVIVRQPRGPDNSKGFNVERKTRQPGVID; encoded by the exons ATGGGCAGCCCCTGGAAAGGCTTTGTTGAGTTTACCTTGCCCACGTCGCCACCTGCCGCGTTTATTAGCGCTGACCTGAGCAGCACCTCCCCCGTCGGACTCAGCCTGTCACCATACGGCCGATCC TGTTTTCCAGTCCCGACCCCACTGTTGGATATGGAGAGGGTGCACTCCGAACCCCCTTTGGCACGTAATACTGCTCCTTCCACCTCTGCGGTGGCTATCCCCcgctccttctctgtctcccacAAAAAACACAAGCGGACCCCCCTGTATCAGAGATCA ATGAGTTTTGACCCTGGCATGCTCCACAACAACGGGCACACAGCGTTTGCCAACGGCACGGCGGCGGGCATCAGGGAGACTGGAGTGGTGGAGAAGCTGCTCACCTCTTACGGGTTCATCCAGTGCTCGGAGCGGCAGGCGCGCCTCTTCTTTCACTGCTCCCAGTACAACGGCAACCTGCAGGAGCTCAAGATAGGAG aTGATGTGGAGTTTGAAGTGTCCTCAGACAGGCGCACTGGCAAGCCCATAGCAGTGAAGCTGCTTAAGATCAAACCAGAGGTGCTTCCTGAGGAGCGCATCTCGGGCCAGGTGGGGCCAGACTCGCACGCCTCTCCCTTTACTGTGCTGCATGGTTATATTCATCCA GTTGTCTCAGCGATTCCCACTCACCTGGATGGCAAATCTGCACCGGGGCAGGTGCCCACTGGCAGTGTGTGTTACGAGAGAAACGGG TATGGATTCCTTCCCACGCAGGAGGTGTTTTACCTGACCTACACCCCGGATGACATAGAGGGCAACATGCACCTGGACACGGGAGACAAAGTCAGCTTCTACATGGAAACCAACAAGCA CACTGGTGCAGTCAGTGCTCACAACATCGTCCTGGTCAAGAAGAAACAGATGAGGTGCCAGGGGGTTGTCTGTGCCACCAAG GAGGCCTTTGGGTTCATTGAGAGGGCTGACGTGGTGAAGGAGATCTTCTTCCACTACAGCGAGTTCAAGGGTGACCTGGAGGCCCTACAGGCCGGCGACGACGTGGAGTTCACCATCAAAGAGAGAAAC GGGAAAGAGGTGGCCACCGACGTGAGGCTGCTCGCCCAGGGAACAGTCATATTTGAGGACATCAGCATTGAGCAGTTTGAAGGCACTGTCGTCAAAGTCATCCCTAAAGTTCCAACCAAGAACCAG AATGATCCGCTCCCAGGCCGCATCTGTGCTAGGATCAGCTTCACGGACAAGGAGCTCCTTTTCGGCGAGAAGGATACCAAGTCCAAGGTGACCCTGCTGGAGGGCGACCATGTGCAGTTCAACATCTCAACAGACCGCAGGGACAAGCTGGAGCGGGCCACCAACATCGACATCCTGCCTGACACCTTCCACTTCACTAAGGAGTCCCGTGAGATGGTAAGGACCATGAGGAGATCTATG ggTGTGATCGCTGCAATGCGTGACGGCTTTGGCTTTATCAAGTGTGTGGACCGGGACGCCAGGATGTTCTTTCACTTTAGCGAGGTGCTGGAGGAGGGCCAGCTGCACATCTCTGATGAAGTAGAGTTCACAGTTGTGCCC GACATGCTGTCTGCCCAGAGGAACCACGCGGTGCGCATCAAGAAGCTGCCCAAGGGCACAGTCTCCTTCCACACCCAGTCTGAGCAGCGCTTTGTGGGTGTGGTGGAGAAGGAGGCCACAGCAGCTATCACCAACAACAAGAGCGCCAGCCCCAGCAAGGCCAAAGAGAAG GAAGCAGAAGAGGGAGTGATTTCTTATGAGGACTGTGGAGTGAAACTGACTGTGTCGTACCACGTCAAAGATCTGGAGGGAGCTACCCAGCCACAGGCAGGAGACAAG GTGGAGTTCTCCATCAATGAGgtaaagaggactggccaacagAGCGCTGTCACCATCAAGATCCTCAACCGCACAGTCAACACCAAGAGGCTGCTGGGATACATTGCCACCCTGAAAGACAACTTTGGCTTCATAGAGACAGCCAATCACGATCAAGAGATTTTCTTTCATTACAG TGAGCTGTGTGGAGACTTGGAGAACCTGGAGCTGGGCGACACTGTGGAATATACCCTGTCCAAGGGCAAAGGAAACAAAGTCAGCGCTGAGAAGGTTACTAAGGTGGTAGCAG TAAATGGTGTGGGGCAGGATGTTGGTGAGACAGTGATGTTGGGGAAGGTGGTGCGCCCTCTGCGCAGTGTGGACCCGTCCCAGACAGAGTACCAGGGGCTCATTGAGCTCTTGGAGGAAG ATGGCACTAAGTGCCAGAATTACTCCTTTGGCATCGTGGGCATGGCGAACAAGGCAGACTGTCTGCAGAAAGGCGAGATGGTGAAGTTCCAGCTGTGCACAGTGGCTCAGACAGGACAGAAGATGGCCTGCAACGTTGTCCCCCAACGTAAAGCCCTGGTGGAGTGCGTCAAGGACCAG TTTGGTTTTATCACGTATGAAGTTGGCGAGAGTAAGAAGCTATTTTTCCATGTCAAAGAGGTGCATGATGGCTTGGAGCTCCAGACCGGGGATGAGGTGGAGTTCTCAGTCATCCTCAACCAACGCACAGGGAAATGTAGTGCCTGCAATGTGCGCAGAGTTAG TGAAGGGCCTAAACCGGTGGCAACCCCCCGTCCTGATCGCTTGGTCAACCGGCTCAAGAGCATCACACTGGATGACGCTAGTGCCCCCCGCCTAGTTATTGTGAGACAGCCCCGCGGCCCTGACAATTCAAAG GGCTTCAATGTGGAGAGGAAGACCCGTCAACCGGGTGTCATTGACTGA
- the LOC118360964 gene encoding cold shock domain-containing protein E1-like isoform X5: MGSPWKGFVEFTLPTSPPAAFISADLSSTSPVGLSLSPYGRSCFPVPTPLLDMERVHSEPPLARNTAPSTSAVAIPRSFSVSHKKHKRTPLYQRSMSFDPGMLHNNGHTAFANGTAAGIRETGVVEKLLTSYGFIQCSERQARLFFHCSQYNGNLQELKIGDDVEFEVSSDRRTGKPIAVKLLKIKPEVLPEERISGQVGPDSHASPFTVLHGYIHPVVSAIPTHLDGKSAPGQVPTGSVCYERNGYGFLPTQEVFYLTYTPDDIEGNMHLDTGDKVSFYMETNKHTGAVSAHNIVLVKKKQMRCQGVVCATKEAFGFIERADVVKEIFFHYSEFKGDLEALQAGDDVEFTIKERNGKEVATDVRLLAQGTVIFEDISIEQFEGTVVKVIPKVPTKNQNDPLPGRICARISFTDKELLFGEKDTKSKVTLLEGDHVQFNISTDRRDKLERATNIDILPDTFHFTKESREMGVIAAMRDGFGFIKCVDRDARMFFHFSEVLEEGQLHISDEVEFTVVPDMLSAQRNHAVRIKKLPKGTVSFHTQSEQRFVGVVEKEATAAITNNKSASPSKAKEKEAEEGVISYEDCGVKLTVSYHVKDLEGATQPQAGDKVEFSINEVKRTGQQSAVTIKILNRTVNTKRLLGYIATLKDNFGFIETANHDQEIFFHYSELCGDLENLELGDTVEYTLSKGKGNKVSAEKVTKVVAVNGVGQDVGETVMLGKVVRPLRSVDPSQTEYQGLIELLEEDGTKCQNYSFGIVGMANKADCLQKGEMVKFQLCTVAQTGQKMACNVVPQRKALVECVKDQFGFITYEVGESKKLFFHVKEVHDGLELQTGDEVEFSVILNQRTGKCSACNVRRVSEGPKPVATPRPDRLVNRLKSITLDDASAPRLVIVRQPRGPDNSKGFNVERKTRQPGVID, from the exons ATGGGCAGCCCCTGGAAAGGCTTTGTTGAGTTTACCTTGCCCACGTCGCCACCTGCCGCGTTTATTAGCGCTGACCTGAGCAGCACCTCCCCCGTCGGACTCAGCCTGTCACCATACGGCCGATCC TGTTTTCCAGTCCCGACCCCACTGTTGGATATGGAGAGGGTGCACTCCGAACCCCCTTTGGCACGTAATACTGCTCCTTCCACCTCTGCGGTGGCTATCCCCcgctccttctctgtctcccacAAAAAACACAAGCGGACCCCCCTGTATCAGAGATCA ATGAGTTTTGACCCTGGCATGCTCCACAACAACGGGCACACAGCGTTTGCCAACGGCACGGCGGCGGGCATCAGGGAGACTGGAGTGGTGGAGAAGCTGCTCACCTCTTACGGGTTCATCCAGTGCTCGGAGCGGCAGGCGCGCCTCTTCTTTCACTGCTCCCAGTACAACGGCAACCTGCAGGAGCTCAAGATAGGAG aTGATGTGGAGTTTGAAGTGTCCTCAGACAGGCGCACTGGCAAGCCCATAGCAGTGAAGCTGCTTAAGATCAAACCAGAGGTGCTTCCTGAGGAGCGCATCTCGGGCCAGGTGGGGCCAGACTCGCACGCCTCTCCCTTTACTGTGCTGCATGGTTATATTCATCCA GTTGTCTCAGCGATTCCCACTCACCTGGATGGCAAATCTGCACCGGGGCAGGTGCCCACTGGCAGTGTGTGTTACGAGAGAAACGGG TATGGATTCCTTCCCACGCAGGAGGTGTTTTACCTGACCTACACCCCGGATGACATAGAGGGCAACATGCACCTGGACACGGGAGACAAAGTCAGCTTCTACATGGAAACCAACAAGCA CACTGGTGCAGTCAGTGCTCACAACATCGTCCTGGTCAAGAAGAAACAGATGAGGTGCCAGGGGGTTGTCTGTGCCACCAAG GAGGCCTTTGGGTTCATTGAGAGGGCTGACGTGGTGAAGGAGATCTTCTTCCACTACAGCGAGTTCAAGGGTGACCTGGAGGCCCTACAGGCCGGCGACGACGTGGAGTTCACCATCAAAGAGAGAAAC GGGAAAGAGGTGGCCACCGACGTGAGGCTGCTCGCCCAGGGAACAGTCATATTTGAGGACATCAGCATTGAGCAGTTTGAAGGCACTGTCGTCAAAGTCATCCCTAAAGTTCCAACCAAGAACCAG AATGATCCGCTCCCAGGCCGCATCTGTGCTAGGATCAGCTTCACGGACAAGGAGCTCCTTTTCGGCGAGAAGGATACCAAGTCCAAGGTGACCCTGCTGGAGGGCGACCATGTGCAGTTCAACATCTCAACAGACCGCAGGGACAAGCTGGAGCGGGCCACCAACATCGACATCCTGCCTGACACCTTCCACTTCACTAAGGAGTCCCGTGAGATG ggTGTGATCGCTGCAATGCGTGACGGCTTTGGCTTTATCAAGTGTGTGGACCGGGACGCCAGGATGTTCTTTCACTTTAGCGAGGTGCTGGAGGAGGGCCAGCTGCACATCTCTGATGAAGTAGAGTTCACAGTTGTGCCC GACATGCTGTCTGCCCAGAGGAACCACGCGGTGCGCATCAAGAAGCTGCCCAAGGGCACAGTCTCCTTCCACACCCAGTCTGAGCAGCGCTTTGTGGGTGTGGTGGAGAAGGAGGCCACAGCAGCTATCACCAACAACAAGAGCGCCAGCCCCAGCAAGGCCAAAGAGAAG GAAGCAGAAGAGGGAGTGATTTCTTATGAGGACTGTGGAGTGAAACTGACTGTGTCGTACCACGTCAAAGATCTGGAGGGAGCTACCCAGCCACAGGCAGGAGACAAG GTGGAGTTCTCCATCAATGAGgtaaagaggactggccaacagAGCGCTGTCACCATCAAGATCCTCAACCGCACAGTCAACACCAAGAGGCTGCTGGGATACATTGCCACCCTGAAAGACAACTTTGGCTTCATAGAGACAGCCAATCACGATCAAGAGATTTTCTTTCATTACAG TGAGCTGTGTGGAGACTTGGAGAACCTGGAGCTGGGCGACACTGTGGAATATACCCTGTCCAAGGGCAAAGGAAACAAAGTCAGCGCTGAGAAGGTTACTAAGGTGGTAGCAG TAAATGGTGTGGGGCAGGATGTTGGTGAGACAGTGATGTTGGGGAAGGTGGTGCGCCCTCTGCGCAGTGTGGACCCGTCCCAGACAGAGTACCAGGGGCTCATTGAGCTCTTGGAGGAAG ATGGCACTAAGTGCCAGAATTACTCCTTTGGCATCGTGGGCATGGCGAACAAGGCAGACTGTCTGCAGAAAGGCGAGATGGTGAAGTTCCAGCTGTGCACAGTGGCTCAGACAGGACAGAAGATGGCCTGCAACGTTGTCCCCCAACGTAAAGCCCTGGTGGAGTGCGTCAAGGACCAG TTTGGTTTTATCACGTATGAAGTTGGCGAGAGTAAGAAGCTATTTTTCCATGTCAAAGAGGTGCATGATGGCTTGGAGCTCCAGACCGGGGATGAGGTGGAGTTCTCAGTCATCCTCAACCAACGCACAGGGAAATGTAGTGCCTGCAATGTGCGCAGAGTTAG TGAAGGGCCTAAACCGGTGGCAACCCCCCGTCCTGATCGCTTGGTCAACCGGCTCAAGAGCATCACACTGGATGACGCTAGTGCCCCCCGCCTAGTTATTGTGAGACAGCCCCGCGGCCCTGACAATTCAAAG GGCTTCAATGTGGAGAGGAAGACCCGTCAACCGGGTGTCATTGACTGA
- the LOC118360964 gene encoding cold shock domain-containing protein E1-like isoform X7, with amino-acid sequence MGSPWKGFVEFTLPTSPPAAFISADLSSTSPVGLSLSPYGRSCFPVPTPLLDMERVHSEPPLARNTAPSTSAVAIPRSFSVSHKKHKRTPLYQRSMSFDPGMLHNNGHTAFANGTAAGIRETGVVEKLLTSYGFIQCSERQARLFFHCSQYNGNLQELKIGDDVEFEVSSDRRTGKPIAVKLLKIKPEVLPEERISGQVGPDSHASPFTVLHGYIHPVVSAIPTHLDGKSAPGQVPTGSVCYERNGEVFYLTYTPDDIEGNMHLDTGDKVSFYMETNKHTGAVSAHNIVLVKKKQMRCQGVVCATKEAFGFIERADVVKEIFFHYSEFKGDLEALQAGDDVEFTIKERNGKEVATDVRLLAQGTVIFEDISIEQFEGTVVKVIPKVPTKNQNDPLPGRICARISFTDKELLFGEKDTKSKVTLLEGDHVQFNISTDRRDKLERATNIDILPDTFHFTKESREMGVIAAMRDGFGFIKCVDRDARMFFHFSEVLEEGQLHISDEVEFTVVPDMLSAQRNHAVRIKKLPKGTVSFHTQSEQRFVGVVEKEATAAITNNKSASPSKAKEKEAEEGVISYEDCGVKLTVSYHVKDLEGATQPQAGDKVEFSINEVKRTGQQSAVTIKILNRTVNTKRLLGYIATLKDNFGFIETANHDQEIFFHYSELCGDLENLELGDTVEYTLSKGKGNKVSAEKVTKVVAVNGVGQDVGETVMLGKVVRPLRSVDPSQTEYQGLIELLEEDGTKCQNYSFGIVGMANKADCLQKGEMVKFQLCTVAQTGQKMACNVVPQRKALVECVKDQFGFITYEVGESKKLFFHVKEVHDGLELQTGDEVEFSVILNQRTGKCSACNVRRVSEGPKPVATPRPDRLVNRLKSITLDDASAPRLVIVRQPRGPDNSKGFNVERKTRQPGVID; translated from the exons ATGGGCAGCCCCTGGAAAGGCTTTGTTGAGTTTACCTTGCCCACGTCGCCACCTGCCGCGTTTATTAGCGCTGACCTGAGCAGCACCTCCCCCGTCGGACTCAGCCTGTCACCATACGGCCGATCC TGTTTTCCAGTCCCGACCCCACTGTTGGATATGGAGAGGGTGCACTCCGAACCCCCTTTGGCACGTAATACTGCTCCTTCCACCTCTGCGGTGGCTATCCCCcgctccttctctgtctcccacAAAAAACACAAGCGGACCCCCCTGTATCAGAGATCA ATGAGTTTTGACCCTGGCATGCTCCACAACAACGGGCACACAGCGTTTGCCAACGGCACGGCGGCGGGCATCAGGGAGACTGGAGTGGTGGAGAAGCTGCTCACCTCTTACGGGTTCATCCAGTGCTCGGAGCGGCAGGCGCGCCTCTTCTTTCACTGCTCCCAGTACAACGGCAACCTGCAGGAGCTCAAGATAGGAG aTGATGTGGAGTTTGAAGTGTCCTCAGACAGGCGCACTGGCAAGCCCATAGCAGTGAAGCTGCTTAAGATCAAACCAGAGGTGCTTCCTGAGGAGCGCATCTCGGGCCAGGTGGGGCCAGACTCGCACGCCTCTCCCTTTACTGTGCTGCATGGTTATATTCATCCA GTTGTCTCAGCGATTCCCACTCACCTGGATGGCAAATCTGCACCGGGGCAGGTGCCCACTGGCAGTGTGTGTTACGAGAGAAACGGG GAGGTGTTTTACCTGACCTACACCCCGGATGACATAGAGGGCAACATGCACCTGGACACGGGAGACAAAGTCAGCTTCTACATGGAAACCAACAAGCA CACTGGTGCAGTCAGTGCTCACAACATCGTCCTGGTCAAGAAGAAACAGATGAGGTGCCAGGGGGTTGTCTGTGCCACCAAG GAGGCCTTTGGGTTCATTGAGAGGGCTGACGTGGTGAAGGAGATCTTCTTCCACTACAGCGAGTTCAAGGGTGACCTGGAGGCCCTACAGGCCGGCGACGACGTGGAGTTCACCATCAAAGAGAGAAAC GGGAAAGAGGTGGCCACCGACGTGAGGCTGCTCGCCCAGGGAACAGTCATATTTGAGGACATCAGCATTGAGCAGTTTGAAGGCACTGTCGTCAAAGTCATCCCTAAAGTTCCAACCAAGAACCAG AATGATCCGCTCCCAGGCCGCATCTGTGCTAGGATCAGCTTCACGGACAAGGAGCTCCTTTTCGGCGAGAAGGATACCAAGTCCAAGGTGACCCTGCTGGAGGGCGACCATGTGCAGTTCAACATCTCAACAGACCGCAGGGACAAGCTGGAGCGGGCCACCAACATCGACATCCTGCCTGACACCTTCCACTTCACTAAGGAGTCCCGTGAGATG ggTGTGATCGCTGCAATGCGTGACGGCTTTGGCTTTATCAAGTGTGTGGACCGGGACGCCAGGATGTTCTTTCACTTTAGCGAGGTGCTGGAGGAGGGCCAGCTGCACATCTCTGATGAAGTAGAGTTCACAGTTGTGCCC GACATGCTGTCTGCCCAGAGGAACCACGCGGTGCGCATCAAGAAGCTGCCCAAGGGCACAGTCTCCTTCCACACCCAGTCTGAGCAGCGCTTTGTGGGTGTGGTGGAGAAGGAGGCCACAGCAGCTATCACCAACAACAAGAGCGCCAGCCCCAGCAAGGCCAAAGAGAAG GAAGCAGAAGAGGGAGTGATTTCTTATGAGGACTGTGGAGTGAAACTGACTGTGTCGTACCACGTCAAAGATCTGGAGGGAGCTACCCAGCCACAGGCAGGAGACAAG GTGGAGTTCTCCATCAATGAGgtaaagaggactggccaacagAGCGCTGTCACCATCAAGATCCTCAACCGCACAGTCAACACCAAGAGGCTGCTGGGATACATTGCCACCCTGAAAGACAACTTTGGCTTCATAGAGACAGCCAATCACGATCAAGAGATTTTCTTTCATTACAG TGAGCTGTGTGGAGACTTGGAGAACCTGGAGCTGGGCGACACTGTGGAATATACCCTGTCCAAGGGCAAAGGAAACAAAGTCAGCGCTGAGAAGGTTACTAAGGTGGTAGCAG TAAATGGTGTGGGGCAGGATGTTGGTGAGACAGTGATGTTGGGGAAGGTGGTGCGCCCTCTGCGCAGTGTGGACCCGTCCCAGACAGAGTACCAGGGGCTCATTGAGCTCTTGGAGGAAG ATGGCACTAAGTGCCAGAATTACTCCTTTGGCATCGTGGGCATGGCGAACAAGGCAGACTGTCTGCAGAAAGGCGAGATGGTGAAGTTCCAGCTGTGCACAGTGGCTCAGACAGGACAGAAGATGGCCTGCAACGTTGTCCCCCAACGTAAAGCCCTGGTGGAGTGCGTCAAGGACCAG TTTGGTTTTATCACGTATGAAGTTGGCGAGAGTAAGAAGCTATTTTTCCATGTCAAAGAGGTGCATGATGGCTTGGAGCTCCAGACCGGGGATGAGGTGGAGTTCTCAGTCATCCTCAACCAACGCACAGGGAAATGTAGTGCCTGCAATGTGCGCAGAGTTAG TGAAGGGCCTAAACCGGTGGCAACCCCCCGTCCTGATCGCTTGGTCAACCGGCTCAAGAGCATCACACTGGATGACGCTAGTGCCCCCCGCCTAGTTATTGTGAGACAGCCCCGCGGCCCTGACAATTCAAAG GGCTTCAATGTGGAGAGGAAGACCCGTCAACCGGGTGTCATTGACTGA